TCGCAACCACCATAACCAAAGCTTCACCTGCTAACCCCTGTTCGAGTGATGGCGACAGCATGGCCGCGATTCTACGCTATGCTTCATCTATTTCATTTTACATCTGATACAAGAATGGCGGTATTCTGCAATTTGCTCccagaacaaaaagaaacagagacgCAACATCTATAATCATCCAAATGGGTCGCCAGGAACCCGGGAAAGGCGCTGATTAATCAAAATCTGTAGAATTACTATGCATACGAATCATGAGAAGAGGGGAGAAGAGGCAGAGTCGTCACCTCTGATCGTACTCGTCGCCGTTGAAGCCCCGGTCGTGGACTCTCGCGTACGAACCCCCGCTCCTCTTCCGCGAGGCGGACCGCTCCGGCTCCGGAGCCGGATCCGCCGTCGCCTTCTTCTTCGTCTCTCCTCCTCCGACTCTCTCCACCGTCACCACCACCACGTCCTCCGATATCGCGCACAGCGACGGCTTCCACTCCTCCGCCGCCCACCTCCGCCTCTCCCACTCCTCGCCCTCCGCGcggggcgccgccgccgcccggatCCTCTCCCCCTCCTTGCGCGGCGACCCGCAGCAGGAGACGAACTCGAACAGGAACTTCATTCCGGAAGCGATGGTTTCTCTGTGTGGAGAGTGAGGGAGCGAAGCTGGTGGGACGAATTCCGTTGAGACGACTAGTGGGAGGAGGCCTCGATTCCTCATGCACGTCCATGgcgacgagagagagagagagcctttCTTGTCTTATCCGGTGAAGGGATGAGAGTTTAGCCCGTCTTCTACAATGGAAATTACGAACGAGCCCTTGTTTTTCTGGTTTTATCGGTAAGGggattaaatttaaattactaGTGGGCCCGACGGCTGTCTTTTTGACGGATCGCCTCGCCCTGTTCTGCCTCCACCTGGATCACCCAACTTATTATGCGGAGTCGAATCGGCAATAAAAGAATTCTTGTCCACTCTCTTTTTGCccctttttcctattattttctttttcttttttcaattcatATAAACTGTTTGTGCAATTTATATCTGGGGAGTGCATTGATCAGGTTCCTATCTGGGAATGGGACTTGCCGGCTAGGTGATTCCACGCGGAAATTGATCTGGTCTCTGGTTCCTTATGCACGGACCAAACCGGCTctatgtacatttttttttatagcaaaaatcatttaataataataataataataataataataataataataacaacaatatTGTTGATTCTTAGGATCTGGAACCAACTCGAGATTAATCAATTTAGTCTGATTTCACGGTAGACACAGCTTGATTCCCAATTTCACAACCGAAAGTCAACCCTATCTAATCCAATTCTTTATTCTAGAGTGGGAACCAACCAATATTGGAAGCGATATTAAGAACCTGCAAGGTCAATTGAATAAGATACATGTTCTATTAAAGTATGAAGATTTAAAATGGAAATGATATGAAGTTATTTTGGTCATGTGAAAAGTGaatattgaatttgaaaatctatTTAGTATCATGGATTGTAAGGAGGTGTTGCAACAAGTGAAATTTAAAGATTAGATGACTAGCCCATGGCACAAGGAATTTTTCAATTGACTGTTTATGTCgtatgacaatattttcaaaattataaattaatttaaaagtaGCCACATTTAATCAAAAGTGAAAGTTAAACAACAAACAACTGACATAGCTGGAAATGTTCAGTAAAACTTGCGAATTCAAATCATTTCAACCAAGCAATTTTACTTTATTGAGTGTTATTTAAAAGGTAAGTTAATTAAATGGTGGTTAACCATTGGGGTTGTCTCAATGGCCATTATTCTCTTGTGAGAATAGGGGATGGAGAGTCTGAAACTCCTCTCTTCCAAGATGGGGATCATGAATTTAAGGGATAGCTCCTCATAAAGGATCTCCAAAAGTCTAGGATTATACCTGGCagacatattttaaaaaaaatgtaaataaagcGGTTGTTATTAAGAAGGAGAATTAATTGGTACTTATTGTGGTAATACCTCAACAGTAGAAGCTTAGTAGAGACATGTGACATTAGATACAGGCTGCATAAGTCAAGGGAGATACACCAGAGCAAACACTATTTGCGGGTCCCTATGTACCGATTGGTTTAAGTATTGGTGTTCTTGCAATTTGCGATCAAGACAATAACTTTCTTGTGAGTTAAATAAATGTTTATTGAATTGATAGTTGACTAAATTGAGAAATCTATACATATGAACattatatcaaaaaaaaaaaccaaagaatttAAATAATCGCATCCTTAGGTGGACTTTGTTGGGGAATTTAATTCCTAGACTTGCTATGTGAGAGAGAGTACTTCCATATCTTCTCGCGTTTGCTTTGAAGAATACagctaaatatatatatatatatatatagcagaaaaaaaatcataaatctatcatgcttatatcaattcagtttataacatttttaatttagccaatttaatattaaatcttttgataatttttttgttttttttttttatcctttcgtTTTGACCAGCGATGACCCATAAGCCCTCGCTTGTAGCTACGAAAGGTGAGGGCTTTTGTGCTGGCACTTGCAGTCGGTGAATTGTAGCTCACCTAGGACCTTCAACGCCAACAAGGGCCTCACCTAAATTTGGCATCACAGTCCCACTAGTCAAGGGCAAGGACATGAAGGTATCATGGCCTCGCTAGCCATGGCAAGTCACACGaccataatgaaaaaaattcaaaatataaagaaattttCACGTTTGTGTTAGTCATGCCATATGAGATGATCGATATCCACATCAATAATATCCGGCTGAAATTAACTAGAATGACTCAactgataaattatcaaaagatttaagactaaattgatcaaattagaatatttagaactaaatcgacACATACGAtatatatttaggacttttttggagtaattttcccaagaaaatctatgaaggaaaagaagaggattCACTCGCTCAATTTCTCAAAATGGATGTTGGCTCACCGTTGACCtcgaaaacaaaagagaaatttggGATTGGCGTGTTACATACAAAATTTGCACCACTCCCCCTCAAGAAAAAACAGTCGAAGTTAAATAAGATTCAGTTGAAGATAAGCGACGGGCGTTATACGCGATCCTTGCGTCGTTTTCCATGACATAATAGTGCATTTGTCTTGTCCGAATATTATGTCCATGTGAAGGGGGCATATAAAATGTGTGGTATTGCAGGCCACGTTTATGGCTCGAAAGCCATGGTCAATTATTTTATCCCCTTTGAAGTCATCGAATTTGCTTAGCTCTGTCTTGGTTGAGACAGATGCCAGCAATCCAATCCACTGAtcggaaaaattaccaaaaaagtcctaaatctatcagattgtgtcaattcaatcctaaacttattttttgatcaattgagttctaaacccTTTACAATTATTCTCAATCAGTCCATCCGGTTAAAATTGGCCGATTGACGCTGATGTGGTAGCCAATCGGTGCCGGcgaactttttttaataatattttattaattttttaaatatttttttcttttgtccttttttttcccctctccctcctccctcctcccacctccttcctttggctttgGCGACAAGCCAGCTAAGGCGATTTGGCGGGCTCGCCTCACTAGTCGGCGAGCTCGCACCCAAGAATCGCGGGCGAGCTCCCGTCGTCGCATCTAGCGAGGCTTACTCACCCGAGGCCTCCTCACCGAATCTGGCAAGGGGGCTTGTTGCGTCCGGCGAGGGCTAGCCTCGCCCGCAAGAATCaagcgaggcgagccctcgccgatctCGGGCGGGGCTTGCCCCGCGTTGCCGGGCAGCTCGCCGATGGCGAGGCAAGCCCGCCGGATCACCTCGGGCCAGCGACCAGCCAGCCCAGGTCAGTctggagccaaaggaaggaggagggaggagggaggaggggaaaaaaaggaaacaaattaataaaattaataaaatatttcaaaaataaaatattattaaaaaactcACCAAATTCTAGTTGGTTGCCACGTcacgccggccggccaattttggccggatggaccgatcgggaataattgtaaaaggtttaggacttaattgattaaaaaataaatttaggattgaatttacataattgtaataaatttatgatttttttggtaattttcccaactCCAAGACAGCAATCGCTGCTTCCCCACCGGAcgagaaagaaaattgagcTTTACTCCCCTCACGGGAGGAAGACAAAACCCTTAAAATCGTTCGAAACTGGGGTAGGAGTTTGGACATCTTGTCGGGGCAAACATGTAAGTCGATTCCTGCTTTCTGACTACGATTCGTACTTGGTTTTCAAACATGGAAAACACGTTGCGACTCTATTCACTGGATcttgagcttcttcttcttcttttcgtttGAGTGTTCTTCCCCAGGGAAAGAAAATACGCTTTTGCGCAACACACGGGAATGAATTCAAACGTGCATCCAATTTCGAGGATATTGCCTGATTGgtcaattaatttaattgactaaTTTGTCACGTCACTCATGGAAAAAATT
The sequence above is drawn from the Eucalyptus grandis isolate ANBG69807.140 chromosome 11, ASM1654582v1, whole genome shotgun sequence genome and encodes:
- the LOC104426796 gene encoding uncharacterized protein LOC104426796 isoform X3: MRNRGLLPLVVSTEFVPPASLPHSPHRETIASGMKFLFEFVSCCGSPRKEGERIRAAAEEWKPSLCAISEDVVVVTVERVGGGETKKKATADPAPEPERSASRKRSGGSYARVHDRGFNGDEYDQRLLLFLSQEDDERTDELD
- the LOC104426796 gene encoding uncharacterized protein LOC104426796 isoform X1 produces the protein MRNRGLLPLVVSTEFVPPASLPHSPHRETIASGMKFLFEFVSCCGSPRKEGERIRAAAEEWKPSLCAISEDVVVVTVERVGGGETKKKATADPAPEPERSASRKRSGGSYARVHDRGFNGDEYDQRINSRLLLFLSQEDDERTDELD
- the LOC104426796 gene encoding uncharacterized protein LOC104426796 isoform X2; this encodes MRNRGLLPLVVSTEFVPPASLPHSPHRETIASGMKFLFEFVSCCGSPRKEGERIRAAAEEWKPSLCAISEDVVVVTVERVGGGETKKKATADPAPEPERSASRKRSGGSYARVHDRGFNGDEYDQRRASFQAVIPAFSPAPFMF